A window of the Trichoderma asperellum chromosome 4, complete sequence genome harbors these coding sequences:
- a CDS encoding uncharacterized protein (EggNog:ENOG41), with protein sequence MIFPNPTTKYHGNPTPVVDPTQEHLSAVGKIVLVTGGGTAIGAATVEAFAKAKADHIFLVGRRFNLLTEVEEKLSKSYPRTKFHAIQTDITKEDEVKSLFQEINKVGFLDILVANAGYLPEPGKIAATETSEWWKGHEINVLGTYLLGKYFINQSQAPRGKPVFVGVNTGATHLGPLAGPMSGYLTSKIATASVVEFLQAENPNIKAFNVSPGMVPSEMSAKASATQFIPTDSPELMGDFAVWLAGPDSDFLNGRFLWANWDVQELITLKDKIAANPEQLRILFGGWQENYAKLK encoded by the exons ATGATCTTCCCAAATCCCACCACTAAATATCATGGTAATCCCACTCCGGTAGTTGATCCAACGCAAGAGCATCTTTCCGCAGTGGGTAAAATTGTTTTAGTTACTGGCGGAGGCACAGCCATCGGTGCCGCTACAGTTGAGGCATTTGCCAAAGCAAAAGCCGATCACATCTTCCTAGTTGGAAGAAGATTCAATCTTCTTACagaagtggaagaaaag TTGTCGAAATCTTACCCCCGGACAAAATTCCATGCCATTCAAACTGACATTACTAAGGAGGATGAAGTTAAAAGCCTCTTTCAAGAGATCAATAAAGTTGGATTTCTTGACATTCTAGTGGCTAATGCTGGATATCTGCCAGAGCCGGGGAAAATTGCTGCTACAGAGACAAGCGAGTGGTGGAAGGGTCATGAGATCAACGTCCTGGGAACTTATCTTCTCGGAAAATACTTCATCAACCAGTCCCAGGCCCCAAGAGGGAAGCCCGTGTTTGTTGGCGTGAACACTGGCGCCACCCATTTGGGTCCGCTTGCAGGTCCTATGAGCGGGTATTTGACCTCCAAGATTGCGACAGCTTCAGTGGTGGAATTTCTTCAGGCTGAAAATCCCAATATCAAAGCCTTTAATGTTAGCCCTGGCATGGTACCTAGCGAAATGAGCGCCAAAGCCAGCGCAACACAGTTTATACCAACGGATTCACCAGAGCTGATGGGGGACTTTGccgtctggctggctggTCCTGATTCAGATTTCCTCAACGGACGTTTCCTCTGGGCTAATTGGGATGTCCAAGAATTGATTACTCTCAAAGATAAAATCGCAGCCAATCCAGAGCAATTGCGTATACTTTTTGGAGGGTGGCAGGAGAATTATgcaaaattaaagtaa
- a CDS encoding uncharacterized protein (EggNog:ENOG41) translates to MSTNELLKIAREFRKTLRPQDKETFETSSYNDVLQDVNDIQSQRELTKTMINMKRIQPFLIGMVNLEKILVAIKFQQVSDVMACVWGSIRFLLKTTNLTEREIDNLLDAYEKLGDKIPPLYEYAPLFIGFTESELCLVHIYRDVSTFHQNSYKLFSLRSSLCLKLYKPTWKALNDTIKHLEDSLERHGQFIQDHGSPFRNPLASLDIGSELLFEESEPYTTQNWGRLSLELHNYDDSVIKHQDDFGEKENLKKEEMKTKVLEWISASKETNSLHKRFQDTRICPDTGRWLFKKYSEVTDWMNEDLPPESAIWLHGSRGYGKTILASIIIDELHSRKNRKAIDSESKIYYFYCQEADADHRTHLGILKGILYQMVDTNDYLLPYCADKAESRQYVVIDGLDECETGEEMRKIANFFMKQVSKCDNDIKQGQLRVLFMSQKTPELEKDHVMPEEDGRIQLKSTDNAEDIRAYVKARIPEFSKTRGTRSGFNLSEADEDQIVSIVCGRSEEMFLYAHLAIEYLLQQPTKGRLLQKAKGEMLPETLRQIYEKLLGAVRDELLQLEDGEEHWKMAKLLLGWLVCAKRPLKWNEMQSILSYEPERQKVDFDNEMLRQEAEKYLGSLVHILDGGHIRIIHSTARLYIVNNAHINAQETQCQLTVLCLRYLCLLTTSDLDPNEEEHLKKVRHGWFAFQDYACSQWHSHVDTVIKACKDLFCSSTYNGQHTESFGSALQNFIDTHREYLTTELHSDLARDLPAELKEYSGLSFYDNLCLLWNHIYTHQKSAYDIRNTVGIARIEAALLRNRSTLETLTPASQAVNNDTIADYYGPNLFKCKRVLCKFFYIGYEKKDDREAHNSRHDRPYQCPAQCNLAPLGFSNKKDWERHMRHYHPHLSEGPSIFEALRHRTGPTEFKCSLCGKQFTRKITLQGHERSHFGERPYKCSHEGCTKAFARLNDCQRHWKIHSRRQGR, encoded by the exons ATGAGCACGAATGAGCTGCTGAAAATTGCCAGGGAGTTCCGCAAAACCCTACGGCCTCAGGACAAAGAGACGTTTGAGACGAGTAGCTACAACGACGTACTACAAGATGTTAACGATATTCAATCGCAGCGTGAATTGACCAAAACAATGATTAATATGAAGAGGATACAACCTTTTCTCATAGGCATGGTCAATCtagaaaaaatattagttgCCATCAAATTTCAGCAGGTCTCAGATGTCATGGCTTGTGTTTGGGGCTCGATCCGATTCCTCTTAAAG ACAACCAATCTTACGGAGCGAGAAATTGACAACTTGCTCGACGCGTACGAGAAATTAGGAGACAAAATACCTCCTTTGTATGAATATGCGCCTCTTTTTATTGGGTTTACGGAGAGCGAATTATGCTTGGTACATATCTATCGCGATGTCTCGACTTTCCATCAGAATTCGTACAAGCTCTTTTCGCTTCGGTCTAGTT TATgcctaaaactatataaaccCACTTGGAAGGCATTAAATGATACAATTAAACACCTAGAAGACTCCTTGGAACGACATGGGCAATTCATACAAGACCATGGATCACCTTTCCGAAATCCTCTAGCGAGTCTGGATATCGGCAGCGAACTATTATTTGAAGAATCTGAGCCTTATACTACCCAAAATTGGGGTAGACTGAGTTTGGAACTACATAATTATGACGACAGTGTAATAAAGCATCAAGATGATTTTGGTGAGAAAgagaatttaaagaaagaagagatgaaAACCAAAGTATTGGAATGGATTTCAGCTTCGAAAGAGACGAATTCTCTTCACAAGAGATTTCAAGATACAAGAATTTGTCCTGATACCGGTCGCTGGCTGTTTAAAAAATACAGTGAAGTCACTGATTGGATGAACGAAGACCTGCCACCAGAATCTGCAATTTGGCTCCACGGTAGCAGAGGATATG GTAAGACTATATTGGCTTCAATTATAATAGACGAATTGCATTCACGGAAAAATCGCAAGGCCATTGATTCGGAAAGCAAGATCTATTACTTCTACTGCCAAGAAGCAGACGCTGATCACCGCACTCATCTCGGGATTCTAAAAGGAATTCTCTATCAGATGGTGGATACTAACGATTATCTTTTACCCTACTGCGCCGATAAAGCCGAATCCAGGCAATATGTTGTGATTGATGGGCTTGATGAGTGCGAAACAGGCGAAGAAATGCGTAAAATAGCAAATTTCTTCATGAAACAAGTTTCGAAATGTGACAATGATATTAAGCAAGGTCAGTTAAGAGTGCTTTTTATGAGCCAGAAGACACCGGAACTAGAAAAAGACCACGTTATGCCGGAAGAGGATGGCCGCATACAGCTTAAGTCGACCGACAACGCAGAGGATATTAGAGCCTATGTGAAAGCGAGGATTCCAGAATTCTCAAAAACACGTGGTACTAGGAGCGGTTTTAATCTCTCTGAAGCCGATGAAGACCAAATTGTAAGCATTGTTTGCGGTCGAAGCGAAG AAATGTTTCTCTATGCTCATTTAGCTATTGAGTACCTTTTGCAGCAACCAACGAAAGGCAGGCTTCTACAGAAGGCAAAAGGAGAGATGCTGCCAGAGACACTCAGACAAAT TTACGAAAAGCTTTTGGGAGCTGTGAGAGATGAGCTATTACagcttgaagatggtgaGGAGCACTGGAAGATGgccaagcttcttctcggctGGCTGGTTTGCGCAAAACGACCCCTAAAATGGAACGAGATGCAGTCAATTCTATCCTATGAGccagaaaggcaaaaagtaGATTTTGACAACGAAATGTTACGACAAGAGGCCGAAAAATATTTGGGATCACTAGTCCATATCTTAGATGGTGGTCACATTCGAATTATTCACTCCACAGCACGACT CTATATCGTTAACAATGCACATATAAATGCACAAGAAACCCAATGCCAACTTACTGTACTTTGCCTAAGATACTTATGCCTTCTAACCACTTCCGATCTTGATCcaaatgaagaagagcacTTAAAGAAAGTAAGGCACGGATGGTTCGCTTTCCAGGATTACGCCTGTTCTCAGTGGCATAGTCATGTTGATACGGTAATAAAAGCGTGCAAAGATCTCTTCTGTAGCAGTACTTATAACGGTCAGCATACAGAGAGTTTTGGCTCTGCTTTGCAGAACTTTATCGACACTCATCGCGAATATCTCACTACAGAGCTGCACTCGGATCTTGCTAGAGACTTACCTGCTGAATTGAAAGAATACTCAGGACTCTCATTTTACGATAATCTTTGCCTCTTGTGGAACCACATATATACGCATCAAAAGAGCGCATATGATATACGAAACACAGTCGGTATAGCTCGTATAGAAGCAGCTCTACTGCGGAATAGGAGCACCCTGGAAACTCTCACACCTGCCTCACAAGCCGTCAACAATGATACTATAGCAGACTATTATGGTCCCAATCTATTCAAGTGTAAGCGCGTGCTATGTAAATTCTTTTACATAGGAtacgaaaagaaagatgatCGCGAAGCTCACAACAGTCGCCACGACAGGCCATACCAGTGTCCAGCACAATGTAATCTGGCGCCTCTTGGCTTCTCCAACAAGAAAGACTGGGAAAGGCATATGCGACACTATCACCCACATTTGAGCGAAGGGCCATCAATTTTCGAGGCTTTGCGGCACAGGACTGGGCCAACTGAGTTCAAATGCAGTCTTTGCGGCAAGCAGTTCACCCGAAAAATAACACTTCAGGGTCACGAAAGAAGCCACTTTGGTGAGCGCCCATATAAGTGCTCACATGAAGGCTGCACCAAGGCATTTGCGAGATTAAACGATTGCCAAAGGCATTGGAAGATACATTCGAGGAGGCAGGGGAGATAA
- a CDS encoding uncharacterized protein (EggNog:ENOG41): MNHQTRRRRRCLTLEINRRIRRRTLDIPCDLCKLIFSREGLQYLSSFNGLRHHTRASCVASRDEGCKICKFIFLAVCKDHDRDWDDNDHLIFRNFPQRSSTNIPGIYSLQCTFEDGLNDSIITINTFAREDNPMSKIVQRRPLYRNVKSDTILLAAKSLLQKCMNPKKPHKHCRYSRDTVLPSRVLDVGALGDSQPTLKLKVNKTETHAPYVALSYCWGPPPASTSHVQPLQLRLENLNTLMAGIDFETLQQSIQDAVFIARELGFRYLWVDALCIIQNCDADKNREISRMSAIYKNATVTIAASSSKSAADGFLSTEVQPYCPEFEFHVPMPDNRMGTVYMSAEPYNPEHHLDTRGWTYQEFMLSSRMLCFSEYELLWQCKEIGLRSVSEGGLEYTQQLEALPWVVFDDDAEPYFGIDDAEKIYIWKTVVQQYTERNLKEPSDRLNAIMGITCELEPLWRQECIYGLWKQWFIELLAWYKPYSEREEQRHIDRAPSWSWASLNGVVRYKGSISTEDAKVLSLTVSAVELTCRILKEDNIKSNDDAFTIHEEPDLIDAATEIGQNGSPIEMAQYLLLGTFKLEGGLEHGIGLLVVEVGTGLYRRVGLVTFRDMKLWDNIESRDVVLEGRIGR; encoded by the exons ATGAATCACCAAACCAGACGAAGGCGACGGTGCCTTACGCTTGAGATAAATAGGAGAATTCGACGACGCACCTTGGATATTCCATGCGACCTATGCAAGCTGATATTTTCTCGTGAAGGCCTACAGTATTTGAGTTCATTTAATGGGCTACGCCACCATACCCGAGCCAGCTGTGTCGCCTCCCGAGATGAAGGTTGCAAAATCTGCAagttcatcttcttggccgTCTGCAAAGATCACGATCGAGATTGGGATGACAATGACCACCTCATATTCCGCAATTTTCCCCAAAGAAGCTCTACCAATATTCCAGGTATCTACAGTCTTCAATGCACATTTGAAGACGGGCTTAACGACAGCATAATCACTATCAATACGTTTGCTAGAGAAG ACAATCCCATGAGCAAAATTGTACAACGAAGGCCTTTATATCGAAATGTGAAGAGTGACACCATTCTTTTGGCTGCAAAATCCTTGCTACAAAAATGTATGAACCCTAAGAAGCCGCACAAGCATTGCCGGTATTCACGAGACACTGTACTTCCATCCCGAGTTCTTGATGTTGGGGCTTTGGGGGACTCTCAGCCAACCCTTAAACTGAAAGTCAACAAGACAGAGACTCATGCTCCTTACGTAGCATTGAGTTACTGTTGGGGACCTCCGCCTGCATCTACCTCGCATGTGCAGCCACTCCAGTTACGGCTTGAGAATCTTAACACTTTGATGGCTGGCATCGATTTTGAGACTCTCCAGCAGTCTATACAAGACGCTGTATTTATCGCTCGCGAACTTGGTTTTCGTTACCTTTGGGTTGACGCTCTTTGTATCATCCAAAATTGCGACGCCGACAAGAACAGAGAGATCTCTCGTATGTCAGCCATCTATAAGAATGCCACAGTAACCATAGCGGCGTCTTCCTCTAAGAGTGCAGCAGACGGATTTCTTTCGACAGAGGTACAACCTTATTGTCCCGAATTCGAATTCCACGTCCCGATGCCAGATAACAGGATGGGCACTGTATATATGTCGGCAGAACCGTACAATCCAGAACACCATCTAGACACAAGAGGTTGGACGTATCAAGAGTTCATGTTATCGTCCAGGATGCTTTGTTTCTCCGAATATGAGCTTTTATGGCAGTGCAAAGAAATAGGTCTGAGGAGTGTTTCTGAGGGAGGGCTCGAGTATACGCAGCAGCTAGAAGCTCTTCCTTGGGTAgtgtttgatgatgatgcagagcCATATTTTGgaattgatgatgctgaaaAGATCTACATTTGGAAGACAGTTGTTCAACAGTATACTGAACGTAATCTCAAAGAGCCAAGCGACAGACTCAACGCCATTATGGGCATAACGTGTGAGCTAGAACCACTATGGCGACAGGAATGCATATACGGACTATGGAAACAGTGGTTTATAGAGCTCTTAGCCTGGTATAAACCCTATAGCGAGAGGGAAGAGCAGCGACATATTGATCGGGCGCCTAGTTGGTCTTGGGCGTCTTTGAATGGCGTGGTTAGATATAAAGGATCTATTTCAACCGAGGACGCAAAGGTCCTATCATTAACCGTATCCGCTGTGGAATTAACATGTCGCATTCTTAAGGAAGACAACATAAAGAGTAATGACGATGCTTTCACTATACATGAAGAACCGGACCTCATTGACGCGGCCACAGAGATTGGTCAAAACGGATCACCCATTGAAATGGCACAATACTTGCTATTGGGTACGTTCAAGTTAGAAGGAGGCCTTGAGCATGGCATAGGTTTGCTTGTAGTAGAAGTCGGTACTGGATTATATAGAAGAGTTGGATTGGTCACTTTTAGAGATATGAAGTTGTGGGACAATATTGAAAGCCGAGATGTCGTCTTGGAGGGCAGAATTGGGCGGTAG
- a CDS encoding uncharacterized protein (EggNog:ENOG41): protein MSNPLKRQFDPIRELNDDEYLYTGTGIAPGATIPQPYEQGIWQSDYSDMLDIPRQSQFHGPSYMNPTSDVPIMQPIHSMTGVISGMFLDQTVGEQMSTLNINEPPYNLDGALLEWRNDLVLSDTDFSGSAPFSSQETSQLPSLSPELSQSRSEDVTLLNDQDEICYGMLHNLDVKLIGEMQAIHSRLGKMETMYERFKIKKQGDHVVLLFHDADEGDEGGEFGYLRSAVGKTLAPLLAMPQVKFEPIGQASNLKGIIGRANKASEAIAKVDINLYGPQFAAKEVGDMLSHGKLWLQKSTHMKRGVTYDNPHFLRLEIGGVPIQCTQPVTQTRNEGPTGKKKREERLQKMVEEVYKSLDRSRDLDMVDGGDRVTQELLKHQQEALGFMLERETGHINDKYRLWETKVLDDGTEKYRHRITKTEIKNGIQPDERGGGILADEMGMGKSLSILALIMKTLDDGKEWVKQQENSATAEEGILKRSRSTLVIVPSALLVYNWINEINTHLKEGVKTIKYHGPDRTKKLSKVLNSDIVVTTYSTLKAEFQNKSTKSLLHCIDWYRIVLDEAHIIRRRATLFYRSCDELHANSRWCLTGTPIQNKLADIGTLFAFIRAEPFSKAAVFRRWIEVPFEQSTDDSAIATAVKDRLVMLIEALCLRRTKDVIKLPGLRSYLRELEFTPEERKQYENTKKILMRMICHRVDEVDKSSHFGLFQMNLQMRLLCNHGTYQQPFSWRRRSYQDEREAAISALGHNSEISCSGCQSPMPILGSSWLRSDYNKHCNHVLCSECLNESGRLAKCPVCVLTLGPDMMGSNVSNSEDVPDWPAQGNIGNNDDYYFHKEGHSTKMKALIKDVEKDLNETKSIIFSCWTRTLKLLSRYLEEAGIQYLCIDGSSSLSQRQTKLDQFATDDEKRVLIMTTGTGGFGLNLTCANRIFIVELQWNPGVEAQAIARAIRLGQKSEVSVTRYLIKGTVEEEMRSQQRYKKQLAALGFDELPDADDHTVLNSYVANMQMIS from the exons ATGTCTAACCCTTTGAAGCGACAATTTGACCCTATCAGGGAGTtaaatgatgatgaatatcTTTACACCGGTACCGGTATCGCGCCCGGCGCGACTATACCGCAGCCTTATGAGCAAGGAATATGGCAATCTGATTATAGCGATATGCTTGACATACCTCGGCAGAGTCAATTCCACGGACCAAGCTATATGAATCCAACTAG CGATGTTCCGATTATGCAGCCAATACATTCTATGACAGGTGTAATCAGCGGCATGTTCCTTGACCAGACTGTGGGCGAACAAATGTCAACGTTGAATATCAATGAACCCCCGTACAACTTAGATGGAGCGCTTTTAGAATGGCGAAATGATTTAGTCCTATCTGACACCGATTTCTCTGGATCAGCACCATTTTCGTCTCAAGAGACGTCGCAGTTACCATCTTTGAGTCCAGAGTTAAGCCAATCGCGATCGGAAGATGTCACTCTGTTGAATGATCAGGATGAAATATGCTATGGGATG CTGCACAATCTCGACGTCAAATTGATCGGCGAAATGCAAGCCATCCACTCTAGACTTGGAAAAATGGAGACCATGTATGAGCGTTTTAAGATCAAGAAGCAAGGAGATCACGTAGTTCTATTGTTCCACGACGCCGACGAGGGCGATGAAGGTGGGGAATTCGGTTACCTGCGCTCTGCCGTTGGCAAGACGCTTGCACCACTCCTAGCTATGCCACAAGTTAAGTTTGAACCCATAGGGCAAGCATCAAATCTCAAAGGTATAATAGGAAGAGCGAACAAGGCATCTGAGGCTATTGCGAAAGTTGATATCAACCTGTATGGACCGCAGTTTGCTGCAAAGGAAGTTGGTGACATGCTATCCCACGGTAAACTATGGCTACAGAAATCAACTCATATGAAGCGTGGTGTAACTTACGATAACCCCCACTTCTTACGTCTCGAAATTGGTGGAGTTCCAATACAGTGCACACAGCCAGTAACCCAAACTCGCAATGAGGGTCCTACGGGtaagaagaagcgagaagaacGGCTACAAAAGATGGTTGAGGAAGTATATAAGTCTCTCGACCGTTCTCGAGATCTGGACATGGTGGATGGCGGAGACAGGGTCACCCAAGAGCTTCTCAA GCATCAACAAGAAGCTCTTGGCTTCATGttagaaagagaaacaggcCATATAAATGATAAATATAGGCTTTGGGAGACGAAAGTACTCGATGATGGAACTGAGAA ATATCGTCACAGAATTACCAAAACGGAGATTAAGAATGGCATACAGCCAGacgaaagaggaggaggcattCTAGCCGATGAGATGGGCATGGGCAAGTCCCTATCCATCCTGGCTCTGATAATGAAGACTCTAGATGATGGAAAAGAGTGGGTTAAACAACAAGAAAATAGCGCTACTGCTGAAGAGGGAATTCTGAAGCGATCACGATCTACCCTTGTAATTGTGCCATCTGCAC TTCTTGTATACAATTGGATAAATGAAATCAACAC GCACTTGAAAGAGGGAGTCAAGACAATTAAATACCACGGCCCTGATAGAACTAAGAAACTGAGCAAGGTCTTAAACTCAGACATTGTTGTGACTACTTACAGCACTCTCAAGGCTGAATTTCAGAACAAGTCGACAAAATCACTCCTCCATTGTATTGACTGGTATAGAATCGTTTTGGACGAAG CCCACATAATACGACGCCGAGCCACTTTATTCTACCGCTCTTGTGATGAGCTCCATGCCAACTCGAGGTGGTGTCTTACAGGAACGCCTATTCAGAATAAGCTTGCGGATATTGGCACGCTCTTTGCATTCATCCGCGCTGAGCCTTTCTCCAAGGCTGCAGTATTTCGCAGATGGATTGAAGTGCCCTTTGAACAGAGCACTGACGACTCTGCTATAGCGACTGCTGTTAAAGACCGCCTTGTTATGCTTATTGAAGCCCTTTGTTTAAGACGCACAAAAGACGTGATCAAACTACCAGGGTTACGATCCTATTTGCGTGAACTAGAATTCACTCCCGAAGAGCGCAAGCAATACGAGAATACGAAGAAAATCTTGATGCGCATGATCTGCCACCGTGTAGATGAAGTGGATAAGAGCTCACATTTTGGGCTCTTCCAGATGAACTTGCAAATGCGCCTCTTGTGCAATCACGGTACATATCAGCAGCCATTCTCTTGGCGCCGCCGCAGCTATCAGGATgagcgagaagctgccaTTTCTGCCCTCGGCCATAATAGTGAAATTAGTTGCTCAGGTTGCCAGTCACCCATGCCAATTTTGGGTTCTAGCTGGCTTCGCAGCGACTATAATAAGCATTGCAACCATGTGTTATGCTCTGAATGCCTCAATGAATCGGGCAGGCTAGCGAAGTGTCCTGTATGTGTGTTAACTCTTGGGCCCGATATGATGGGAAGCAATGTATCGAATAGCGAAGACGTCCCCGATTGGCCCGCTCAGGGCAATATTGGAAACAATGATGATTATTATTTCCACAAGGAGGGCCATTCAACAAAAATGAAAGCACTGATTAAAGATGTTGAGAAAGACTTGAACGAGACAAAAAG CATTATTTTCTCATGTTGGACCAGAACGCTCAAATTATTATCCCGGTAtctggaagaagctggaaTTCAATACCTCTGTATTGACGGtagctcttctctttcacagCGGCAAACCAAACTCGACCAGTTTGCAACTGATGATGAAAAGCGAGTTCTCATTATGACGACTGGAACTGGAGGATTTGG ACTCAATCTCACCTGTGCCAATCGCATCTTCATTGTAGAATTACAGTGGAATCCCGGCGTAGAGGCCCAGGCTATCGCGCGCGCTATTCGACTTGGGCAGAAAAGCGAAGTCAGCGTGACACGCTACCTGATCAAGGGTACCGTTGAAGAA GAAATGAGATCCCAGCAGCGATACAAAAAGCAACTTGCTGCTTTAGGATTCGATGAGCTACCCGATGCTGACGATCACACAGTTTTAAACAGCTACGTAGCAAATATGCAAATGATATCTTAG
- a CDS encoding uncharacterized protein (EggNog:ENOG41) — MAMPMQPPPSVFTLGEAVCFVSPSSKYKSTLSNGLSVSGPCTVIRVSSLHITPAYLIKAREKLSQVDVWTTEFFPNLIFQYQNSRQIIQLSAAAQKILETWGDRVLSIENSETLDAPSGPYYCNGGQLHEVYRLYPDTSGAFISATIQSPNDPYLYKSFNVSVFTEEYPSTLTIGVPSRLYFTPTEEKPLAGLRIAVKDTQNVRGVKTTGSSRAWAQLHGPQEKSATGVQRLLDHGAIVVGKLKSTQFGESEWATSDWVDYHAPWNPQGDGYQTPSASSSGSAASVAAYEWLDLSTGTDCSGSVRAPAAIHWLFAIRPSTNAIDNQGVIPFSKNFDTFGIFTRDIEILASTSSVLYNQKEEIPACFKNPTRIIYLSEYWPVEDEASSAIFESTVRQLENTLGIKRTELSLGKLWSETNTVGTELSIDDYFNTTFVTASSPDQWAMLKKFHAEYESAFGHAPPLNPQLQWKMEFLPTQTVERQKQGEEEIEVFRAWFERYVLQADENGCSESMLVLPWT, encoded by the exons ATGGCTATGCCCATGCAGCCACCTCCGTCGGTATTTACCCTCGGCGAAGCAGTCTGTTTCGTATCGCCATCGTCCAAG TATAAAAGTACGCTGTCCAACGGCCTATCGGTCTCAGGGCCATGTACAGTCATTCGTGTCTCCAGTCTTCATATCACACCAGCGTACCTCATTAAGGCTCGAGAAAAGCTTTCACAAGTTGACGTTTGGACGACCGAATTTTTTCCAAACCTCATTTTCCAATACCAGAATTCTCGCCAAATCATCCAACTCAGCGCTGCTGCCCAAAAGATACTCGAAACTTGGGGGGACCGAGTATTATCTATCGAAAACTCAGAAACTTTGGACGCGCCATCTGGGCCATATTACTGCAATGGTGGTCAGCTACACGAGGTTTATCGGTTATATCCCGATACATCTGGGGCGTTTATCAGTGCGACGATTCAGTCACCAAATGACCCATATCT CTACAAGTCCTTCAATGTGTCAGTATTCACAGAAGAGTACCCTTCAACCTTGACCATCGGTGTGCCTTCACGCCTATACTTTACGCCTACCGAGGAAAAGCCATTAGCTGGGCTGCGTATCGCAGTCAAAGACACCCAAAACGTTCGTGGGGTCAAGACGACAGGCTCGTCTCGTGCCTGGGCCCAACTTCATGGGCCTCAGGAAAAAAGCGCCACCGGGGTACAACGCCTGCTGGACCATGGCGCCATCGTGGTCGGCAAACTAAAGTCAACACAGTTTGGCGAGAGTGAATGGGCTACCAGTGATTGGGTGGACTACCATGCGCCGTGGAATCCACAGGGAGATGGCTATCAAACTCCAAGCGCGAGTAGCTCTGGTAGCGCCGCTTCTGTGGCCGCCTATGAATGGTTAGATTTGTCTACTGGAACAGATT GTAGTGGAAGCGTTAGAGCTCCTGCCGCTATTCATTGGCTCTTTGCGATCCGGCCGTCGACAAATGCGATAGATAATCAAGGCGTCATCCCATTCTCAAAGAACTTCGATACTTTTGGAATCTTTACGAGAGATATAGAAATTCTTGCGTCAACATCATCGGTTCTATATAATCAAAAGGAGGAGATTCCTGCCTGTTTCAAG AATCCCACGAGGATTATATATCTTAGTGAATATTGGCCAGTTGAAGACGAGGCAAGCTCAGCAATATTTGAAAGCACTGTCCGACAACTTGAGAACACTCTTGGTATAAAACGAACTGAGCTCAGCCTAGGCAAACTTTGGTCGGAAACAAACACTGTTGGAACCGAACTCTCGATTGACGATTATTTCAACACGACATTTGTCACTGCGTCTTCTCCCGATCAATGGGCCATGCTAAAGAAATTCCATGCAGAATACGAGAGCGCGTTTGGCCACGCTCCTCCACTAAATCCCCAACTCCAGTGGAAAAT GGAATTTTTGCCAACCCAGACAGttgaaagacaaaaacaaggagaagaggaaattgAAGTTTTCCGTGCCTGGTTTGAAAGATACGTTCTGCAAGCAGATGAAAACGGCTGCTCCGAAAGCATGTTGGTGCTGCCGTGGACATAA